A window of the Buchnera aphidicola (Tetraneura ulmi) genome harbors these coding sequences:
- a CDS encoding FliG C-terminal domain-containing protein codes for MILNGLEKSVILLMSIDLENSSEVLKYLSSTEIKKLVGVASSMREITSEDIDLVFKEFDYDFLKQKNSISNVIRKNLFKNLEKIFGFQETELLFNEESEIRNIDSYLQELNLLVSNELFSLIKNEHLQIIAMIFFHIDKTLALETLNIFNDSIRTEIILKISKIKFIKRCTKILFSRVLKEILKRKREIFGEVIGIRTTNKLLGLMEKEKKINILKKMKFLDLMTVRKIIYFGFKFENIIDLKDLYLKVLMKELDLTRLVKILKISDRKIQEKFLKNMNKIDINNFKREYSKKNFFSEIEIKKEKNFVVNLIKNLLRVKKISIEPLE; via the coding sequence ATGATACTAAACGGTTTAGAAAAAAGTGTTATTTTGTTAATGTCTATAGATTTAGAAAATTCATCTGAAGTATTAAAATATTTGAGTTCTACTGAAATAAAAAAATTAGTTGGTGTTGCATCTTCTATGAGAGAAATTACTTCTGAAGATATCGATTTAGTGTTTAAAGAATTTGATTATGATTTTTTAAAACAGAAAAATTCAATTTCTAATGTTATTAGAAAAAATTTATTTAAAAATTTAGAAAAAATTTTTGGATTTCAAGAAACTGAGCTTTTATTTAATGAAGAATCTGAAATTCGAAATATAGATAGTTATTTGCAAGAGTTGAATCTTCTTGTTTCTAATGAATTGTTTAGTTTGATTAAAAATGAACATTTGCAAATTATAGCTATGATTTTTTTTCATATAGATAAAACTCTAGCTTTAGAGACTTTAAATATTTTTAATGATTCTATACGGACAGAAATCATTTTAAAAATTTCAAAAATTAAATTTATTAAAAGATGTACTAAAATTTTGTTTTCTAGAGTATTGAAAGAAATTTTAAAACGAAAACGAGAAATTTTTGGGGAGGTTATAGGTATACGTACTACTAATAAATTATTAGGATTAATGGAAAAAGAAAAAAAAATAAATATTTTAAAAAAAATGAAATTTTTGGATTTAATGACAGTAAGAAAAATTATTTACTTTGGATTTAAATTTGAAAATATTATTGATTTAAAAGATTTATATCTAAAAGTTTTAATGAAGGAATTAGATTTAACTAGATTAGTTAAAATTTTAAAAATTTCTGATCGTAAAATACAAGAAAAATTTTTAAAAAATATGAATAAAATTGATATAAATAATTTCAAAAGGGAATATTCTAAAAAAAATTTTTTTTCTGAAATAGAGATTAAAAAAGAAAAAAATTTTGTAGTAAATTTAATCAAGAATTTATTAAGAGTTAAAAAAATATCTATAGAACCATTGGAATAA
- a CDS encoding FliH/SctL family protein, whose amino-acid sequence MSRYVLSSTKWKKWYPNDFSMKEKVIKNKLSHRKDKSFIDNSKKIVKTSSEKNSNNFNNNIIVVNNSSNNSCQKKEILINKRKKESKVEKLNKQLLFEKKFSIFEKEKIEFFKNVEVFLEDFKFSLESLEKLMSFKLVRLVLKIVKKIVGETNSLVTEKKLISKIKENLNKDFMIFKKLELHIHPDNKLLVEDNFREIFSTNEWKIVGNIDVDKGGCKIFFSNGGRIDSCINTIWEELCQLIIFRD is encoded by the coding sequence ATGTCTAGATACGTATTGTCTTCTACAAAATGGAAAAAATGGTATCCAAATGATTTTTCTATGAAAGAAAAAGTAATAAAAAATAAGTTATCTCATAGAAAAGATAAAAGTTTTATTGATAATTCTAAAAAAATAGTAAAAACATCTTCTGAAAAGAATTCTAATAATTTTAATAATAACATTATTGTTGTTAATAATAGTAGTAATAATTCTTGTCAAAAAAAAGAGATTTTAATAAATAAAAGAAAGAAAGAATCTAAAGTAGAAAAATTAAATAAACAGTTATTATTTGAAAAGAAATTTTCTATTTTTGAAAAAGAAAAAATAGAATTTTTTAAAAATGTTGAAGTTTTTTTAGAAGATTTTAAATTTTCACTTGAATCATTAGAAAAATTAATGTCTTTTAAATTAGTTCGATTAGTATTAAAAATAGTAAAAAAAATAGTTGGAGAGACTAATTCTTTAGTTACTGAAAAGAAATTAATATCAAAAATTAAAGAAAATTTGAATAAAGATTTTATGATTTTTAAAAAGTTAGAATTACATATTCATCCTGATAATAAGCTTTTGGTGGAAGATAATTTTAGGGAAATTTTTTCTACTAATGAGTGGAAAATAGTTGGAAATATTGATGTAGATAAAGGAGGTTGTAAAATTTTTTTTTCTAATGGAGGCAGAATTGATTCTTGTATCAATACTATATGGGAAGAACTTTGTCAACTAATTATTTTTAGAGATTAA
- a CDS encoding FliI/YscN family ATPase — MIIKGKKIFIDTINFLERQVNKVNDTVYSGSVVTTQGLILLVSGINLPIGSLCYIQNKKKKHFYRKIFEVVGFKKNVMFVIPLDGTISGICSGDRVFPIISESKEKNSFLEQQFPIGENMLGRVLDSRGNTIDGLGKFVPDLQDSIINTTINPMFRKPINSILDVGIRSINSLFTIGLGQRIGLFSTSGIGKSVLLGMITKYCSSDVVVIGLIGERSREIKEFIDNVLGPVGISKSVIVAEPAGSSPLLRIQGAMYATRIAEYFRDDKKKNVLLIIDSLTRYAMSLREIALSMGELPVSKGYPVSVFSKLSHLLERAGNSSLESGSMSAIYTVLTEEDEGNDPISDISKSTLDGHLVLSKEQAKLGIYPAIDIESSISRVMTGLVSNKHYSYMLQFKQLMSIYKKNKELINIGAYVSGTDSVIDESINKYERLNFFLQQSINTSFNFLNSIKELENLFKN; from the coding sequence ATGATAATAAAAGGAAAAAAAATATTTATAGACACAATTAATTTTCTTGAACGACAAGTGAATAAGGTTAATGATACTGTTTATTCAGGTTCAGTAGTAACTACTCAAGGATTAATTTTATTAGTTAGTGGTATTAATTTACCAATAGGTTCTCTTTGTTATATTCAAAATAAGAAAAAAAAACATTTTTATAGAAAAATATTTGAAGTAGTAGGGTTCAAAAAAAATGTTATGTTTGTTATTCCGTTAGATGGTACAATTAGTGGAATTTGTTCAGGAGATCGTGTTTTCCCAATAATTTCAGAGTCTAAAGAAAAAAATAGTTTTTTAGAACAGCAGTTTCCTATTGGTGAAAATATGTTAGGAAGGGTTTTAGATAGTAGAGGTAACACTATTGATGGATTAGGAAAGTTTGTTCCTGATTTACAGGATAGTATTATTAATACGACAATTAATCCAATGTTTCGTAAACCAATAAACAGTATTTTAGACGTTGGAATAAGATCAATAAATTCATTGTTTACTATTGGATTAGGACAGCGAATTGGGTTGTTTTCTACTTCTGGAATAGGTAAAAGTGTTTTGTTAGGCATGATTACAAAATATTGTTCTTCCGATGTAGTTGTTATTGGCCTGATTGGAGAAAGAAGTAGAGAAATTAAAGAATTTATAGATAACGTTTTGGGACCCGTTGGAATTTCTAAGTCAGTGATTGTAGCAGAACCAGCAGGTTCATCACCATTACTTCGAATACAGGGTGCTATGTATGCAACTAGGATTGCTGAATATTTTAGAGATGATAAAAAAAAAAATGTTTTGTTGATTATTGATTCTTTAACTCGTTATGCAATGTCTTTACGAGAAATAGCTTTATCAATGGGTGAATTACCAGTTTCAAAAGGTTATCCTGTTTCTGTTTTTTCTAAATTATCACATTTGTTAGAAAGAGCAGGGAATTCATCTTTAGAATCAGGTTCAATGAGTGCTATATATACAGTATTAACAGAAGAAGACGAAGGAAATGATCCAATTTCAGATATATCTAAATCTACTTTAGATGGACATCTAGTACTTTCTAAAGAACAAGCTAAGTTAGGAATTTACCCGGCTATAGATATTGAATCTTCTATAAGTCGTGTTATGACTGGATTAGTTTCTAATAAACATTATTCTTATATGCTACAGTTTAAACAATTGATGTCTATATATAAAAAAAATAAAGAATTAATAAATATAGGAGCATATGTATCTGGGACTGATTCAGTTATTGACGAGTCTATTAATAAATATGAAAGATTGAATTTTTTTTTACAACAATCTATAAATACTAGTTTTAATTTTTTAAATTCGATTAAAGAATTAGAAAATTTATTTAAAAATTAG
- a CDS encoding FliM/FliN family flagellar motor switch protein, with translation MDDTINEKSSSNSFSILKLMKKRSVNFFNISDDKNFINVRKNYILNSEICIFDIISSIFISVFEKKLCNYFELNKVNFCLKKNRIVFYSDFYLKNYNFLQFNFSRIFSCFDCAFISFSPEFLIVIIDLLFGGNGYYPFNTIEKRKFTSNEFRIIKKIYELAMQSYCIACNKQFKLDYRAISLKNDFIKKKEQVHSNNTKLMVSVFEIEINKLKLNFNIGILLSKIDEIKNTIIKNKNLNVLKNQKQNENSFVNDFSDIKIDVKVKFKDIFLSISEIDKLKVGDIIPLEDPETVTGYSFGKYLFSGKYGLLKGKHAVSIKKINC, from the coding sequence ATGGACGATACTATTAATGAAAAGTCAAGTTCTAACAGTTTTTCTATTTTAAAATTAATGAAAAAGAGGAGTGTTAATTTTTTTAATATTAGTGATGATAAAAATTTTATAAACGTTAGAAAAAATTATATTTTAAATAGTGAAATATGTATCTTTGATATAATTTCTAGTATTTTTATAAGTGTTTTCGAGAAAAAATTATGTAATTATTTTGAATTGAATAAGGTTAATTTTTGTTTAAAAAAGAATAGAATTGTTTTTTATTCTGATTTTTATTTAAAAAACTATAATTTTTTACAATTTAATTTTTCTAGAATTTTTTCTTGTTTTGATTGTGCGTTTATTAGTTTTTCTCCAGAATTCTTGATTGTAATAATAGATTTATTATTTGGGGGCAATGGTTACTATCCTTTTAATACAATTGAAAAAAGAAAATTTACATCTAACGAATTTAGAATAATAAAAAAAATATATGAATTAGCAATGCAATCTTATTGTATAGCTTGTAATAAACAATTTAAATTAGATTATAGAGCTATAAGTTTAAAAAATGATTTTATTAAGAAAAAAGAACAAGTTCATTCTAATAATACTAAGTTAATGGTTTCAGTTTTTGAAATAGAAATAAATAAGTTAAAATTAAACTTTAATATTGGTATATTACTTTCTAAAATAGATGAAATTAAGAATACTATTATTAAAAATAAAAACTTAAATGTTCTAAAAAATCAGAAACAAAATGAAAATTCTTTTGTTAACGATTTTAGTGATATAAAAATTGATGTAAAAGTTAAATTTAAAGATATCTTCTTATCTATTTCTGAAATTGATAAGTTAAAAGTCGGTGATATTATTCCTTTGGAAGATCCAGAAACAGTAACAGGATATTCTTTTGGAAAATATTTATTTTCTGGAAAATATGGATTATTAAAAGGAAAACATGCTGTTTCTATAAAAAAAATAAATTGTTAA
- the fliN gene encoding flagellar motor switch protein FliN, which yields MNKNEKSFTNTHISNKNNSTKKEENYSDTIIDSSNNDSRQSLKIKKKTVNNIDTINNRLTLVGSIPIKLSVELGNKKISIKDFLKLSIGSILPLDKKIDKPLNIYINDYLIAEGEIVIIESKYGMRITKIISSRERINKLE from the coding sequence ATGAATAAAAATGAGAAAAGTTTTACTAATACTCATATTTCTAATAAAAATAATTCAACTAAAAAAGAAGAAAATTATTCAGATACAATTATTGATAGTAGCAATAATGATAGTAGGCAAAGTTTAAAAATTAAAAAAAAAACTGTGAATAATATTGATACAATAAATAACAGGTTAACCCTAGTAGGTTCAATACCTATAAAACTTTCTGTAGAATTAGGAAATAAAAAAATTTCTATTAAAGATTTTTTAAAATTGTCTATTGGTTCAATTTTACCATTGGATAAAAAAATAGATAAACCATTGAACATTTATATTAATGATTATTTAATTGCAGAAGGAGAAATTGTAATTATAGAAAGCAAATATGGTATGAGAATTACTAAAATAATTTCTTCTAGAGAAAGGATTAATAAATTAGAATAA
- the fliP gene encoding flagellar type III secretion system pore protein FliP (The bacterial flagellar biogenesis protein FliP forms a type III secretion system (T3SS)-type pore required for flagellar assembly.): protein MIYQIVPLLFLILISPKTYANIPGIITQNLSNGEQIWSFPIETLLFLTSLTFIPAILLMMTSFTRIIIVLGFLRSAIGTPYAPSNQILLGLSLFLTFFIMSPVFEKVYKESYIPYSENKISSVTAVKNGFKPFKKFMLKQIRRSDLELFCKLSHVSSNFSNKEMIPIKILLPSFITSELKTAFQIGFTIFIPFLIIDLVVSSILMALGMMMVPPSSISLPFKIMLFVLVDGWHLLINSLANSFFY from the coding sequence ATGATTTATCAGATTGTTCCATTATTATTTTTAATTTTAATATCCCCTAAAACATATGCAAATATACCAGGAATAATAACTCAGAATTTATCGAATGGAGAACAAATTTGGTCATTTCCAATTGAAACTTTATTATTTCTTACATCTTTAACTTTTATACCTGCAATTTTGTTGATGATGACTAGTTTTACAAGAATTATTATTGTTTTAGGATTTCTTCGTAGTGCTATTGGAACTCCTTACGCTCCATCGAATCAAATATTATTAGGTTTATCTTTATTTTTAACTTTTTTTATTATGAGTCCTGTCTTTGAAAAAGTTTATAAAGAATCTTATATTCCATACAGTGAAAATAAAATTTCTTCTGTTACTGCAGTTAAAAATGGTTTTAAACCATTTAAAAAGTTTATGTTAAAACAAATTCGTAGAAGTGATTTAGAATTATTTTGTAAATTATCTCATGTTTCTTCTAATTTTTCTAACAAAGAGATGATACCAATTAAAATTTTGTTACCTTCTTTTATTACAAGTGAATTAAAAACAGCATTTCAAATTGGATTTACTATTTTTATTCCATTCTTGATAATTGATTTAGTTGTTTCTAGTATATTAATGGCATTAGGTATGATGATGGTTCCTCCATCTAGTATTTCTTTACCTTTTAAAATCATGTTATTTGTCTTAGTAGACGGTTGGCATTTACTTATTAATTCTTTAGCAAATAGTTTTTTTTACTAA
- the fliQ gene encoding flagellar biosynthesis protein FliQ gives MTNPELVMSMFRQAMKTSLLLSAPALISALVTGLFVSIFQASTQLNEQTLSFIPKLISVIGSIFIFGPWMLHLMINYINTLFINLPTIAHQCSL, from the coding sequence ATGACTAATCCTGAATTAGTAATGTCAATGTTTCGTCAAGCTATGAAAACTTCATTGCTTTTATCAGCTCCAGCACTGATATCAGCATTGGTTACTGGTTTGTTTGTTAGTATTTTTCAAGCATCAACTCAATTAAATGAACAAACTCTTTCGTTTATACCAAAATTAATATCAGTAATTGGATCTATTTTTATTTTTGGTCCATGGATGTTACACTTAATGATTAATTATATAAACACATTATTTATTAATTTACCTACCATAGCACATCAATGTTCACTTTAA
- the fliR gene encoding flagellar biosynthetic protein FliR: MFTLNSIESLHFLESLFFPFFRILAFISVAPVFGETIVNSRIKIVLSFLISFLIFPFIPKMEDDNLSFFSAIIVLIEQILLGYIFGFVIKMAFSSLEMAGEIISSQMGLSFSNFFDIRNKNSISLISHYLKLLTYFLFLEFNGHLAIIFIICNSFYDFPVSNVLYIKPYFFSVLVNYSTVVFLNAIRFSFPVFLTLLVLNVILAILNRISPQISIFSVGFPITLFAGMFLIYTLVPISILFFKRLFLETYGYFT; the protein is encoded by the coding sequence ATGTTCACTTTAAATAGTATCGAATCATTGCATTTTTTAGAAAGTTTATTTTTTCCTTTTTTTCGAATATTAGCATTTATTTCAGTAGCTCCGGTTTTTGGAGAAACAATTGTTAATAGTCGAATAAAAATTGTTTTATCTTTTTTAATTAGTTTTTTAATTTTTCCATTCATACCAAAAATGGAAGATGATAATTTGTCTTTTTTTTCGGCTATTATAGTTTTAATTGAACAAATTTTACTTGGGTATATTTTTGGATTTGTTATTAAGATGGCTTTTTCTTCGTTAGAAATGGCAGGAGAAATAATTTCTTCTCAGATGGGATTATCTTTTTCAAATTTTTTTGATATTAGAAATAAAAATAGTATTTCTTTAATTTCTCATTATTTGAAATTATTAACATATTTTTTATTTCTTGAATTTAATGGTCATTTAGCAATAATTTTTATTATATGTAATAGTTTTTATGATTTTCCAGTTAGCAATGTTTTATATATAAAACCTTATTTTTTTTCAGTTTTAGTAAATTATTCAACTGTAGTTTTTTTAAATGCAATAAGATTTTCTTTTCCAGTTTTTTTAACTTTGTTAGTTTTAAATGTTATTTTAGCAATTTTAAATCGAATTTCCCCTCAAATTTCTATTTTTTCTGTCGGTTTTCCTATAACTTTATTTGCAGGAATGTTTCTTATTTATACTTTAGTACCAATTTCCATTTTATTTTTTAAACGTTTATTTTTAGAAACATATGGTTATTTTACTTAA
- the rpmG gene encoding 50S ribosomal protein L33 — translation MAKSSREKIKLISSSGSGHYYTTTKNKRNNTEKLELKKYDPFIRKHVIYKESKIKR, via the coding sequence ATGGCTAAAAGTTCAAGAGAAAAAATAAAATTAATTTCTTCATCCGGAAGTGGTCATTATTACACTACTACCAAAAACAAAAGAAACAATACAGAAAAACTAGAACTAAAAAAATATGATCCGTTCATAAGAAAACATGTAATTTATAAAGAATCTAAAATAAAAAGATAA
- the rpmB gene encoding 50S ribosomal protein L28 codes for MSKICKITSKKPMFGNRRSHAMNAKKRKFFLNLHNHKFWVPEKKKFIQIKVSTKGMRIIDKKGITKALEKNKRRI; via the coding sequence ATGTCAAAAATATGTAAAATTACATCTAAAAAACCTATGTTCGGGAACCGAAGATCACATGCAATGAATGCAAAAAAAAGAAAATTCTTTTTAAATTTACACAATCATAAATTTTGGGTACCTGAAAAAAAAAAATTCATTCAAATTAAAGTATCTACTAAAGGAATGCGAATAATTGATAAAAAAGGAATAACAAAAGCTCTTGAAAAAAATAAAAGAAGGATATAA
- the ppa gene encoding inorganic diphosphatase, whose product MNIKKIISGKNVPEDVYAIIEIPANSSPIKYEMNKNYNTLFVDRFIASNMIYPCNYGYINNTLSLDGDPLDILVVTPYPLLSNSVIQCRPIGLLKMKDESGEDEKIISVPDKKISEEYNCINDITDFPILLKKQIEHFFENYKKLEKGKWVKIISWENKKIAKEVILRSIKRKEKKSLNSKKKSNN is encoded by the coding sequence ATGAATATAAAAAAAATTATATCTGGAAAAAATGTACCTGAAGACGTATATGCTATTATTGAAATACCAGCTAATTCTAGCCCTATAAAATATGAAATGAATAAAAATTACAATACTTTGTTCGTTGATAGATTTATAGCAAGCAACATGATTTATCCTTGTAATTACGGATACATAAATAATACATTATCTCTAGATGGAGATCCATTGGATATTCTTGTAGTAACTCCATATCCATTATTATCAAATTCAGTTATTCAATGTCGACCTATTGGTTTATTAAAAATGAAAGATGAATCTGGAGAAGATGAAAAAATAATTTCTGTTCCAGATAAAAAAATTTCAGAAGAATACAATTGTATAAATGATATAACAGATTTTCCTATATTATTAAAAAAACAAATAGAGCATTTCTTTGAAAATTATAAAAAATTAGAAAAAGGAAAATGGGTAAAAATAATATCTTGGGAAAATAAAAAAATTGCAAAAGAAGTAATTTTAAGATCAATTAAAAGAAAAGAAAAAAAATCTCTTAATTCTAAAAAAAAATCAAACAATTAA
- the pmbA gene encoding metalloprotease PmbA — MEKYKDILETEKELREFVSFFLDLIRKKFFPFSAMVIANYNFGINLSVRFGKLENVEFQKNKNFSVVLFHNNRKGFSSSNDFSLPKIENIIKKAINFSMYTRKDVNFKLPDKKFLEINGINDLEIFFPYEKRIENTIEIIKSAESFALNSDKRIINTEGSSFASNTNISVIGNSYGIINSYKSTVHSISIGVLASDKNNNKNMEREHSYTIARDFRDLESPIEIGNKAAKKAISRLGAKKISTMKTCIIFSSDVASSLFSHFAQGITGVNIYKNNSFLYNKLNKLVFPNWLNIVDNPHLKKGLFSRPFDEEGVKTNILEVVKSGVLKTWLLDCYSSRRLGLKTTGHSGGIHNFIVTTENTSSFITFKEMLSEVSFGILVTELMGDGVNLINGDYSRGAFGFLIENGDIKYPVKEITISGNLNNIWKNILYIGNDINHKKNIQCGSILISEMQVSGL; from the coding sequence ATGGAAAAATATAAAGATATTTTAGAAACTGAAAAAGAATTAAGAGAATTTGTTTCATTTTTTTTAGATTTAATAAGAAAAAAATTTTTTCCATTTTCTGCTATGGTTATAGCAAATTATAATTTTGGAATTAATTTAAGTGTTCGTTTTGGAAAATTAGAAAATGTTGAATTTCAAAAAAATAAAAATTTTTCTGTTGTATTATTTCATAATAATAGAAAGGGGTTTTCTTCTTCGAATGATTTTTCTTTACCTAAAATAGAAAACATTATAAAAAAGGCAATTAATTTTTCTATGTATACAAGAAAAGATGTTAATTTTAAATTACCAGACAAAAAATTTTTAGAAATTAATGGTATAAATGATTTAGAAATATTTTTTCCTTATGAAAAAAGGATTGAAAATACGATAGAAATTATAAAAAGTGCTGAAAGTTTTGCATTAAATTCAGACAAAAGAATAATTAACACAGAAGGTTCTTCATTTGCGAGTAATACAAATATTAGTGTTATTGGAAATAGTTATGGAATAATCAATTCGTATAAAAGCACTGTTCATAGTATTTCTATTGGAGTATTAGCATCTGATAAAAACAATAATAAGAATATGGAAAGAGAACATTCATATACTATAGCAAGGGATTTTAGAGATTTAGAATCTCCTATTGAAATTGGAAATAAAGCAGCAAAAAAAGCTATTTCTAGATTAGGAGCAAAAAAAATTTCTACTATGAAAACTTGTATAATATTCTCTTCTGATGTAGCTAGTAGTTTATTTTCACATTTTGCACAAGGCATTACTGGAGTCAATATTTATAAAAATAATAGTTTTTTATATAATAAATTGAATAAATTAGTTTTTCCTAATTGGTTAAATATAGTCGATAACCCACATTTAAAAAAAGGGCTTTTTTCCAGACCTTTTGATGAAGAAGGTGTTAAAACAAATATTTTAGAAGTTGTAAAATCCGGGGTTTTAAAAACTTGGTTACTGGATTGTTATTCCTCTCGAAGATTAGGTTTAAAGACTACAGGGCATTCTGGAGGTATTCATAATTTTATAGTAACTACAGAAAACACAAGTTCGTTTATTACATTTAAAGAAATGTTATCTGAAGTTAGTTTTGGTATATTAGTTACAGAATTGATGGGAGATGGGGTAAATTTAATTAATGGAGATTATTCTAGAGGAGCTTTTGGTTTTTTAATAGAAAATGGAGATATTAAATATCCAGTTAAAGAAATTACTATATCTGGAAATTTAAACAATATTTGGAAAAATATTTTATATATTGGAAATGATATTAATCATAAGAAAAATATACAATGTGGTTCAATTCTTATTTCAGAAATGCAAGTTTCTGGTTTATAA
- the rsmI gene encoding 16S rRNA (cytidine(1402)-2'-O)-methyltransferase — translation MKTKTKFNLKNIINKSCLYIVPTPIGNLLDITKRSLLILEQVNIIAAENIFHTIILLKNFNIKKKKIISFHKYNEEKKTDYLVKKLLSGETVALVSNAGTPIINDPGFVLVKKCQKKKIRVIPLPGACSIITALVGSGLPANKFSYEGFFPKKKNIKKILKTIKKNNRTTIFLESSHRIINSMKQIVNELGENKKISIAKEITKVWELFYKSTAIKILKFLQKESKNKNGEFIILIKGKKQKKKQTETKRILNILNKELPLKQSILLTSKICQEKKNQIYKEAIKNIKNDKYKKT, via the coding sequence ATGAAAACAAAGACCAAATTTAATCTCAAAAATATCATTAATAAAAGTTGTTTATATATTGTTCCCACTCCAATAGGAAATCTTCTTGATATTACTAAAAGATCATTATTAATATTAGAACAAGTAAACATTATTGCAGCTGAAAATATTTTTCATACAATAATTTTACTAAAAAATTTTAATATTAAAAAAAAAAAAATTATTTCTTTTCACAAATATAATGAGGAAAAAAAAACAGATTATTTAGTTAAAAAATTATTATCAGGAGAAACAGTTGCATTAGTTTCTAATGCAGGAACACCAATTATTAATGATCCAGGATTTGTTTTAGTTAAAAAATGTCAAAAGAAAAAAATAAGGGTAATTCCATTACCTGGAGCTTGTTCAATTATTACTGCACTTGTAGGATCTGGATTACCTGCTAATAAATTTTCTTATGAAGGGTTTTTTCCAAAAAAAAAAAATATAAAAAAAATATTAAAAACTATAAAAAAAAATAATAGAACAACAATTTTTTTAGAATCTTCTCATAGAATTATTAATTCTATGAAACAAATTGTTAATGAATTAGGAGAAAATAAAAAAATAAGTATAGCAAAAGAAATAACAAAAGTTTGGGAATTATTTTATAAGTCTACAGCTATAAAAATACTAAAATTTCTTCAAAAAGAATCTAAAAATAAAAATGGTGAATTTATTATATTAATTAAAGGCAAAAAACAAAAAAAAAAACAAACAGAAACAAAAAGAATTCTTAATATATTAAATAAAGAACTACCATTAAAACAATCAATATTATTAACTTCAAAAATATGTCAAGAAAAAAAAAATCAAATATATAAAGAAGCAATAAAAAACATAAAAAATGACAAATATAAAAAAACTTGA